The Lactiplantibacillus paraplantarum genome includes the window CCTGGTCAGGAGGTACATCTGAATGGTCAGTTGATGGAAAATATTGATGATTTGTTGGGCATAGATACCAGTAGACACTATTTATTGTTAGAACTTCCTCACGAGATGGTACCAAGTTACTTGGATGAGATGATTTTTCAATTGTCTTGTGAGGGGATTACCCCGGTCATTGCACACCCTGAACGGAATGCTCAAATTATTGCCGAACCGCAGCGATTATACAAGTTGGCCGAGGATGGGGTCTTGGCACAGGTTACGGCCACGAGTTTAGTTGGCACTTTTGGGGACCACGTCCAGCGAACTGCAAAAGAATTCGTTAAGTGTGGTTTGGTTCAAGTGGTCGCATCAGATGCGCATACGCTGAAAAATCGGGGCTTTGCTATGACTAAGACCTATCAAGTCTTAAATGATATGGATTCTCAATATCCTGAACGTTTTGCAGCCAATGCTCGGGATTTGTTGAATGGTGAACAGATTGATATTGGCGGAATTGAAATACCACGAAAACAGCGAAAGCACTGGTTGTTCTAGAAGAAGGAGCGAGTTAAATGAAAGCATTGGTAACTGGAGGAGCGGGATTTATTGGTTCCCACCTTGTGGACCACTTGGTTGCAGAAGGATTGGACGTTGTCGTAGTTGATAACTTGTCCATGGGGGACCTACATAATGTTAAGCATCAGGATGAAGTCACCATTTATGTCGAAGATGTTCGCAACGAAAAATTCATGCAACAATTGTTACAGGAAGAACAACCTGATTATATTTACTTTTTAGCAGCTGTTGCTAGTGTTGCCGATTCGATTGAACGTCCAGCTGAAACCCATTCAGTGAATCAAACTGCAGTATTCAATATGTTGGAATATATTCGGAAGACTAATTTACCAATTAAACAGTTCCTATTTACGTCTTCGGCAGCGGTTTATGGTAATCTGCCAGAATTACCTAAGAAAGAAGACTCACGAGTTGATCCATTATCACCATATGCGATTGATAAGTATGCTACGGAACGTTTTGTACTAGCATATGGTGAACTTTATGATTTACCAACTGTCTGTGTGCGTTTCTTCAATGTTTATGGCCCTGGTCAAAATCCCAGTTCGCCATATTCAGGGGTGCTGTCGATCTTGACTGATTGTCTCAATAACAAGAAGCCATTTACCTTGTACGGAGACGGGAGTCAGACACGAGATTTTGTGTATGTTGAAGATGTTATCCAAGCATTATGGTTGATAACGAAAAGTGATACTGAGCATGAAGTCTTTAATATCGCCAATGGTAATGAAGCCAGCTTAAATGCCATTATTGAAACATATGAGAAGGTTGCAGGAACGTCATTGCAGATTAAAAAGGCGCCAGGGCGTGAAGGGGAAGTAAAACGTTCAGTGGCCAACATCGGTAAGTTAATTAAGTTAGGGTACACGACGAAGTGGTCGTTAGAAGCGGGTTTGAGCAAATATTGGGAAGGGGCACAACGACGTGACGCAAGTCGAAATTAATGAAACAGTTAAAGTTGGTCATGTACAACCACAAACGGATT containing:
- a CDS encoding tyrosine-protein phosphatase, which translates into the protein MQINNLVDLHCHILPAIDDGSPSLEASLELARQAVADGIRYILATPHHMDRHYLNHAGDVAAAVKAFQAELDANDIPLTIFPGQEVHLNGQLMENIDDLLGIDTSRHYLLLELPHEMVPSYLDEMIFQLSCEGITPVIAHPERNAQIIAEPQRLYKLAEDGVLAQVTATSLVGTFGDHVQRTAKEFVKCGLVQVVASDAHTLKNRGFAMTKTYQVLNDMDSQYPERFAANARDLLNGEQIDIGGIEIPRKQRKHWLF
- a CDS encoding NAD-dependent epimerase/dehydratase family protein, yielding MKALVTGGAGFIGSHLVDHLVAEGLDVVVVDNLSMGDLHNVKHQDEVTIYVEDVRNEKFMQQLLQEEQPDYIYFLAAVASVADSIERPAETHSVNQTAVFNMLEYIRKTNLPIKQFLFTSSAAVYGNLPELPKKEDSRVDPLSPYAIDKYATERFVLAYGELYDLPTVCVRFFNVYGPGQNPSSPYSGVLSILTDCLNNKKPFTLYGDGSQTRDFVYVEDVIQALWLITKSDTEHEVFNIANGNEASLNAIIETYEKVAGTSLQIKKAPGREGEVKRSVANIGKLIKLGYTTKWSLEAGLSKYWEGAQRRDASRN